One Vitis riparia cultivar Riparia Gloire de Montpellier isolate 1030 chromosome 4, EGFV_Vit.rip_1.0, whole genome shotgun sequence genomic window carries:
- the LOC117912836 gene encoding abscisic acid 8'-hydroxylase 1-like isoform X2 translates to MINLPRNKLVFLEQNHIEIMMVAVFSLGVMLIVQKALRRFTSEKSVIPGRLGLPLLGETFSFLSATGSTKGCYDFVRLRRLWHGKWFKTRIFGKVHVFVPTTDGAKTIFANDLVLFNKGYVKSMADVVGKKSLLCVPQESHKRIRRLLSDPFSMNSLSKFVMEFDNMLYQRLNKLEEGGKSFVVFDFCMKIAFDAICNMLISVTEAPLLQEIERDCTYVSNAMLSFPLMIPGTRYYKGIKARKRLMETFGEMISSRRSGKEYSDDFLQSMLQRDSYPPSEKLEDSEIMDNLLTLIIAGQTTTAAAMMWSVKFLDENEEVQDRLREEQLSIIRNKAEGALLTLEDLNSMCYGLQETLRMSNVLLWFPRVALNDCRIEGFEIKKGWHLNIDATYIHFDHSLYKDPMRFNPSRFDEVPKPYSFMPFGSGPRTCLGINMAKMTMLVFLSRLTSGFKWRVDDRDPCLEKKAHIPRLRSGCPITLRTLKKRDII, encoded by the exons ATGATTAATCTACCTAGGAACAAGCTTGTCTTCCTTGAACAGAACCATATCGAAATTATGATGGTTGCAGTGTTCTCCTTAGGAGTAATGCTTATTGTCCAAAAAGCATTGAGAAGATTCACAAGTGAGAAAAGTGTTATTCCTGGTCGTCTGGGGTTGCCGCTTCTGGGTGAAACCTTCTCTTTTCTATCAGCCACTGGTAGTACAAAAGGATGCTATGATTTTGTGAGGCTAAGACGACTGTG GCATGGGAAATGGTTCAAGACAAGGATATTTGGCAAGGTCCATGTGTTTGTCCCAACTACTGATGGAGCAAAAACGATTTTCGCTAATGATTTGGTGCTTTTCAATAAGGGTTATGTGAAATCAATGGCAGATGTTGTAGGCAAGAAGAGCTTGCTATGTGTTCCTCAAGAGAGTCACAAAAGGATTAGGCGTCTTCTATCAGATCCTTTCTCCATGAATTCTTTGTCCAAGTTTGTCATGGAATTCGACAACATGCTGTACCAAAGACTCAACAAATTAGAAGAAGGGGGGAAAAGCTTTGTAGTGTTCGACTTCTGTATGAAG ATAGCATTTGATGCAATATGCAACATGCTAATAAGTGTCACCGAGGCTCCCTTGCTACAAGAGATTGAGAGAGACTGCACGTATGTTTCCAATGCTATGTTGTCATTTCCTCTCATGATCCCTGGCACCAGATACTACAAAGGTATCAAG GCAAGAAAACGTCTAATGGAAACCTTTGGAGAGATGATTAGCAGCAGGCGAAGTGGAAAGGAGTACTCTGATGACTTCTTGCAGTCCATGTTACAACGGGATTCATACCCGCCCAGTGAAAAGCTTGAAGACTCAGAGATTATGGATAACCTATTAACACTGATAATTGCAGGACAAACCACCACTGCGGCTGCAATGATGTGGAGTGTCAAGTTCTTGGATGAAAACGAAGAAGTCCAGGACAGGCTAAGG GAAGAGCAACTGTCAATAATCAGAAACAAAGCAGAAGGAGCCTTACTTACCCTTGAAGATCTAAACAGCATGTGCTATGGCTTACAG GAAACATTGAGAATGTCAAATGTTTTATTGTGGTTTCCTCGTGTTGCACTTAATGACTGCAGAATTGAAG gttttgaaataaaaaaaggatGGCACCTCAACATTGATGCGACTTACATACACTTCGACCATAGTCTGTACAAGGACCCTATGCGATTCAATCCTTCGAGATTTGAT GAAGTGCCAAAGCCATACAGCTTCATGCCTTTTGGATCAGGACCAAGAACCTGCCTAGGAATTAATATGGCCAAAATGACAATGTTGGTGTTCTTAAGCCGGCTGACCAGTGGATTCAA GTGGAGAGTCGATGATCGAGATCCTTGCCTAGAAAAGAAGGCACACATTCCTAGGCTGAGAAGTGGCTGCCCCATAACCTTAAGGACCCTAAAGAAGAGGGATATCATATAA
- the LOC117912838 gene encoding heavy metal-associated isoprenylated plant protein 43-like, whose protein sequence is MAQRTVLKVDIWCPKCQKKLLQAVSGLEGVNTIDIDATKGLLTVTGEADPYEIIVRARKACKHAEVVTIGPPPAPPKKPEKEKPDKKVPPSDNCRMCQRFAVIHLDQWDEPNVTCSIL, encoded by the exons ATGGCTCAGAGGACCGTCTTGAAGGTTGATATTTGGTGCCCAAAATGCCAGAAGAAGCTCCTCCAAGCAGTCTCTGGATTAGAAG GTGTGAATACAATTGACATTGACGCAACCAAAGGTTTATTGACAGTAACCGGTGAGGCAGACCCTTATGAAATTATAGTTCGTGCTAGGAAGGCTTGCAAACACGCTGAAGTGGTGACTATTGGGCCTCCACCTGCTCCCCCAAAGAAGCCCGAAAAAGAGAAGCCCGATAAAAAGGTCCCCCCGTCTGACAACTGCCGTATGTGTCAGCGTTTTGCTGTCATCCATTTGGACCAGTGGGACGAGCCCAACGTTACATGCTCTATCCTGTAA
- the LOC117912836 gene encoding abscisic acid 8'-hydroxylase 1-like isoform X1: MINLPRNKLVFLEQNHIEIMMVAVFSLGVMLIVQKALRRFTSEKSVIPGRLGLPLLGETFSFLSATGSTKGCYDFVRLRRLWHGKWFKTRIFGKVHVFVPTTDGAKTIFANDLVLFNKGYVKSMADVVGKKSLLCVPQESHKRIRRLLSDPFSMNSLSKFVMEFDNMLYQRLNKLEEGGKSFVVFDFCMKIAFDAICNMLISVTEAPLLQEIERDCTYVSNAMLSFPLMIPGTRYYKGIKARKRLMETFGEMISSRRSGKEYSDDFLQSMLQRDSYPPSEKLEDSEIMDNLLTLIIAGQTTTAAAMMWSVKFLDENEEVQDRLREEQLSIIRNKAEGALLTLEDLNSMCYGLQVVKETLRMSNVLLWFPRVALNDCRIEGFEIKKGWHLNIDATYIHFDHSLYKDPMRFNPSRFDEVPKPYSFMPFGSGPRTCLGINMAKMTMLVFLSRLTSGFKWRVDDRDPCLEKKAHIPRLRSGCPITLRTLKKRDII; encoded by the exons ATGATTAATCTACCTAGGAACAAGCTTGTCTTCCTTGAACAGAACCATATCGAAATTATGATGGTTGCAGTGTTCTCCTTAGGAGTAATGCTTATTGTCCAAAAAGCATTGAGAAGATTCACAAGTGAGAAAAGTGTTATTCCTGGTCGTCTGGGGTTGCCGCTTCTGGGTGAAACCTTCTCTTTTCTATCAGCCACTGGTAGTACAAAAGGATGCTATGATTTTGTGAGGCTAAGACGACTGTG GCATGGGAAATGGTTCAAGACAAGGATATTTGGCAAGGTCCATGTGTTTGTCCCAACTACTGATGGAGCAAAAACGATTTTCGCTAATGATTTGGTGCTTTTCAATAAGGGTTATGTGAAATCAATGGCAGATGTTGTAGGCAAGAAGAGCTTGCTATGTGTTCCTCAAGAGAGTCACAAAAGGATTAGGCGTCTTCTATCAGATCCTTTCTCCATGAATTCTTTGTCCAAGTTTGTCATGGAATTCGACAACATGCTGTACCAAAGACTCAACAAATTAGAAGAAGGGGGGAAAAGCTTTGTAGTGTTCGACTTCTGTATGAAG ATAGCATTTGATGCAATATGCAACATGCTAATAAGTGTCACCGAGGCTCCCTTGCTACAAGAGATTGAGAGAGACTGCACGTATGTTTCCAATGCTATGTTGTCATTTCCTCTCATGATCCCTGGCACCAGATACTACAAAGGTATCAAG GCAAGAAAACGTCTAATGGAAACCTTTGGAGAGATGATTAGCAGCAGGCGAAGTGGAAAGGAGTACTCTGATGACTTCTTGCAGTCCATGTTACAACGGGATTCATACCCGCCCAGTGAAAAGCTTGAAGACTCAGAGATTATGGATAACCTATTAACACTGATAATTGCAGGACAAACCACCACTGCGGCTGCAATGATGTGGAGTGTCAAGTTCTTGGATGAAAACGAAGAAGTCCAGGACAGGCTAAGG GAAGAGCAACTGTCAATAATCAGAAACAAAGCAGAAGGAGCCTTACTTACCCTTGAAGATCTAAACAGCATGTGCTATGGCTTACAG GTTGTGAAGGAAACATTGAGAATGTCAAATGTTTTATTGTGGTTTCCTCGTGTTGCACTTAATGACTGCAGAATTGAAG gttttgaaataaaaaaaggatGGCACCTCAACATTGATGCGACTTACATACACTTCGACCATAGTCTGTACAAGGACCCTATGCGATTCAATCCTTCGAGATTTGAT GAAGTGCCAAAGCCATACAGCTTCATGCCTTTTGGATCAGGACCAAGAACCTGCCTAGGAATTAATATGGCCAAAATGACAATGTTGGTGTTCTTAAGCCGGCTGACCAGTGGATTCAA GTGGAGAGTCGATGATCGAGATCCTTGCCTAGAAAAGAAGGCACACATTCCTAGGCTGAGAAGTGGCTGCCCCATAACCTTAAGGACCCTAAAGAAGAGGGATATCATATAA
- the LOC117912835 gene encoding toMV susceptible protein tm-1(GCR26) — MANPDGAPRVFCIGTADTKLEEIRFLAESVRSSLNNFSNTSSTTKVQVTVVDVSTHQNEIDSVGDFIFVPRKDILSCYFGSMEQTPGPLPEDRGKAVGIMSKALEHYLKKAQKDHVLAGAIGIGGSGGTSIISSAFKSVPIGMPKIIVSTVASGQTEPYVGTSDLILFPSVVDVCGLNNVSRVVLSNAGAAFAGMVIGRLQASRDSLNSNEKFTVGVTMFGVTTPCVNAVKERLVKEGYETLVFHATGTGGRAMEDLVRGGFIQGVLDITTTEVADYVVGGVMACDSSRFDAMIEKKIPLVVSVGALDMVNFGTKTTIPSHLLKRNIHVHNEQVSLVRTTEDENKKFAGFIANKLNKASSKVRVCLPQKGISALDAPGKPFYDPEATVTLIKELQKLIQTNEDRQVEVYPYHINDPEFANTLVDSFLEIRKRHSEDADPRKIAAFVPNQDLHEDSISKPNLLGNETICYSPSDFPDARPETLQRTRSIIQRLKDQISKGKPIIGAGAGTGISAKFEEAGGVDLIIIYNSGRFRMAGRGSLAGLLPFADANAVVVDMASEVLPVVKEVPVLAGVCGTDPFRRMDSFLKQLESIGFVGVQNFPTVGLIDGNFRQNLEETGMGYGLEVQMIGKAHKMGLLTTPYAFNRDEAVGMAKAGADIIVAHMGLTTSGSIGAKTSVSIEDSVVRVQAIADAAHSINPEVIVLCHGGPISGPEEAEFVLKRTKGVHGFYGASSMERLPVEQAITSTVQQYKSICIK; from the exons ATGGCAAATCCAGATGGCGCTCCCCGAGTTTTCTGCATTGGAACTGCCGACACGAAGCTGGAGGAGATCCGATTCTTGGCCGAGTCTGTTCGATCCAGTTTGAACAATTTCTCCAACACTTCTTCTACTACCAAG GTACAAGTGACAGTTGTTGATGTATCTACCCACCAAAACGAGATTGACAGTGTGGGGGATTTTATATTTGTACCCAGAAAGGATATCCTCTCTTGCTATTTTGGGTCTATGGAACAAACACCTGGCCCACTGCCAGAGGACAGAGGCAAAGCTGTTGGCATAATGAGTAAAGCACTTGAACATTACCTTAAGAAAGCTCAGAAGGATCATGTTCTTGCTGGAGCAATTGGTATTGGAGGAAGTGGAGGCACATCTATTATATCATCTGCTTTTAAATCTGTTCCCATTGGAATGCCTAAGATTATTGTATCAACTGTAGCTAGTGGTCAAACTGAACCTTATGTTGGCACCTCAGatttaatattatttccatCAGTAGTGGATGTATGTGGGCTTAACAATGTAAGTAGGGTTGTTTTATCAAATGCTGGTGCTGCTTTTGCTGGAATGGTGATTGGAAGGCTCCAGGCATCCAGAGATTCTTTAAATAGTAATGAAAAGTTTACTGTTGGCGTAACCATGTTTGGAGTGACAACTCCATGTGTAAATGCTGTCAAAGAAAGATTGGTTAAAGAAGGATATGAGACTCTGGTTTTCCATGCCACTGGAACAGGTGGAAGGGCTATGGAGGATCTTGTCAGAGGGGGATTTATACAG gGTGTTTTGGACATCACAACAACAGAGGTTGCGGATTATGTAGTTGGAGGTGTCATGGCTTGTGACAGTTCCCGCTTTGATGCCATGATAGAGAAGAAGATCCCTTTAGTTGTGAGTGTGGGAGCATTGGATATGGTGAATTTTGGAACCAAGACTACCATACCTTCTCATTTACTGAAAAGAAATATTCATGTACATAATGAGCAG GTATCTCTTGTTCGAACTACGGAAgatgaaaacaagaaatttgCTGGCTTTATAGCAAACAAACTGAACAAAGCATCATCAAAGGTTCGTGTTTGCCTTCCACAGAAAGGTATCTCTGCTTTGGATGCACCAGGGAAGCCCTTTTATGATCCTGAGGCTACCGTTACTCTAATAAAGGAACTACAGAAGCTTATTCAGACAAATGAAGATCGACAG GTAGAGGTGTATCCTTACCATATTAATGACCCTGAGTTTGCGAACACATTGGTTGATTCATTTCTGGAGATCAGAAAAAGGCATTCCGAAGATGCTGATCCTCGTAAAATTGCTGCTTTTGTACCCAATCAAGACCTTCATGAAGATTCTATTTCTAAACCGAATTTGTTGGGCAATGAAACAATTTGTTACAGCCCAAGTGATTTTCCTGATGCGAGGCCAG AGACCTTGCAAAGAACTAGGTCAATAATACAGCGTCTGAAAGATCAAATAAGTAAAGGGAAACCCATAATAGGAGCTGGTGCAGGAACAGGCATATCTGCAAAGTTTGAGGAAGCTGGTGGTGTGGACTTGATAATTATTTACAACTCGGGCCGCTTTCGGATGGCAGGAAGGGGTTCCTTAGCAGGACTGTTACCTTTTGCTGATGCAAATGCAGTGGTAGTTGACATGGCCAGTGAAGTGTTGCCT GTGGTTAAAGAAGTACCAGTTCTTGCTGGAGTATGTGGAACTGATCCTTTCCGCCGAATGGATTCCTTTTTAAAGCAGTTGGAATCGATTGGATTTGTTGGTGTGCAAAACTTTCCAACTGTTGGACTTATTGATGGTAATTTTAGACAAAATCTGGAAGAGACGGGAATGGGATATGG CTTGGAGGTCCAGATGATTGGAAAGGCACATAAAATGGGTCTCTTGACAACTCCATATGCTTTCAACCGAGATGAAGCTGTGGGAATGGCAAAAGCTGGTGCCGACATTATTGTGGCCCATATGGGACTCACAACATCTGGATCTATTGGTGCAAAAACATCTGTTTCAATTGAGGATAGTGTTGTTCGTGTGCAAGCTATTGCAGATGCTGCACATAGTATTAATCCTGAGGTTATTGTGCTCTGCCATGGAG GTCCTATTTCTGGTCCCGAAGAGGCAGAATTCGTATTAAAGAGGACCAAGGGAGTTCATGGATTCTATGGCGCATCAAGCATGGAGAGGTTACCAGTTGAACAAGCTATAACAAGCACAGTCCAACAATacaaatcaatttgcataaagTGA
- the LOC117912837 gene encoding heavy metal-associated isoprenylated plant protein 12-like codes for MAQRTVLKVDIWCPKCQKKLLQAVSGLEGVNTIDIDATKGLLTVTGEADPYEIIVRARKACKHAEVVTIGPPPAPSKKAGKEKPEQKKPDTKVHSSDNCPTCQRFAVIYLDRWEEPNVICSIL; via the exons ATGGCTCAGAGGACCGTCTTGAAGGTTGATATTTGGTGCCCAAAATGCCAGAAGAAGCTCCTCCAAGCAGTCTCTGGATTAGAAG GTGTGAATACAATTGACATTGACGCAACCAAAGGTTTATTGACAGTAACCGGTGAGGCAGACCCTTATGAAATTATAGTTCGTGCTAGGAAGGCTTGCAAACACGCTGAAGTGGTGACTATTGGGCCTCCACCTGCTCCCTCAAAGAAGGCCGGAAAAGAGAAGCCCGAACAAAAGAAGCCCGATACCAAGGTCCACTCGTCTGACAACTGCCCTACGTGTCAGCGTTTTGCTGTCATCTATTTGGACCGGTGGGAAGAGCCCAATGTTATATGCTCTATCCTGTAA
- the LOC117912367 gene encoding AAA-ATPase At3g50940-like: MNNAINFFSETKLASAKTVFSTVASLLATAMVFRTVLQDFLPYEAQQIFCSGIRRLFNRFSPQMTMVIDEFDGIAYNQIFEAAETYLGSKVHSSQRLRVSRPAKERKFNINVERDQEIVDVFRGVKFRWLLICIKTDSRSIFNPRDFNSTIRSEVRSFELSFHKKHLDMVLNSYFPYILKESVSLMQEKKTLKLFTVDFEKMFGKMTDAWSSISLDHPSTFDTIAMDSELKSKILEDLKRFVRRRDYYKKVGKAWKRGYLLYGPPGTGKSSLIAAIANYLNFDIYDLELTELRCNSELRRLLLATANRSILVVEDIDCTIQLQDRSESQLMNPRSFQFEKQVTLSGLLNFIDGLWSSCGDERIIIFTTNHKDKLDPALLRPGRMDMHIHMSYCTPYGFKILAANYLGIINHYLFSYIENLIETTEVTPAEVAEHLLQSDEPEKALRDLIKFLEVKKEEARVQKEKEELEEEEEEEEEEEAKAKKELELQQGGSVGENDEVTMMTKRMPQSSLGFTLGDG, encoded by the exons ATGAATAACGCCATCAACTTTTTCTCTGAAACCAAATTGGCCTCCGCCAAGACGGTGTTCTCCACCGTTGCCTCTCTCCTCGCCACCGCTATGGTGTTCCGAACCGTCCTCCAAGATTTCTTGCCTTACGAAGCCCAGCAAATTTTTTGTTCTGGAATTCGACGCTTGTTCAATCGCTTCTCCCCACAGATGACCATGGTGATCGACGAGTTCGATGGCATCGCTTACAACCAAATCTTCGAGGCTGCCGAGACCTACTTGGGCAGCAAAGTCCACTCCTCCCAGAGGCTGAGAGTGAGCAGGCCGGCCAAGGAGCGCAAATTCAACATCAACGTGGAGCGTGATCAAGAGATCGTCGACGTGTTTCGTGGTGTCAAATTCAGGTGGCTCTTGATATGTATTAAGACTGATTCCAGGAGTATATTCAATCCTCGCGATTTCAACTCCACAATTCGATCCGAAGTTCGATCTTTCGAGCTCAGTTTTCATAAGAAGCATTTGGATATGGTTCTCAATTCCTACTTTCCATACATATTGAAGGAATCAGTATCCTTGATGCAAGAGAAGAAGACTTTGAAGCTCTTCACCGTCGATTTCGAGAAAATGTTTGGGAAGATGACCGATGCCTGGTCATCAATCAGCCTTGATCATCCATCAACTTTTGATACGATCGCCATGGACTCGGAACTAAAGAGCAAAATTTTGGAAGATCTTAAAAGGTTTGTCAGGAGGAGGGATTATTACAAGAAGGTCGGGAAGGCTTGGAAGCGCGGATACTTGCTGTACGGACCTCCTGGTACGGGTAAATCGAGTTTGATCGCCGCCATAGCTAACTATTTGAACTTCGATATATATGATTTGGAGCTCACGGAACTCCGGTGCAACTCCGAGCTGAGGAGGTTGCTGCTTGCGACAGCCAATCGATCAATTCTGGTGGTGGAGGATATTGACTGTACGATTCAGTTGCAAGATCGTTCGGAAAGCCAACTCATGAATCCACGCTCATTTCAGTTCGAGAAACAG GTGACGCTTTCAGGATTGTTGAATTTTATCGATGGACTTTGGTCAAGCTGCGGTGACGAGCGAATCATAATATTCACAACAAACCACAAAGACAAGCTGGATCCTGCTTTGCTGCGTCCAGGGCGTATGGACATGCACATTCACATGTCATATTGCACTCCATATGGGTTCAAAATTTTAGCTGCCAACTACCTTGGAATAATAAACCATTACCTATTCAGTTACATTGAAAATCTCATTGAAACTACTGAAGTCACCCCAGCTGAAGTGGCCGAGCATCTACTCCAAAGTGATGAGCCTGAAAAGGCACTCAGAGATTTGATTAAATTCCTCGAAGTGAAGAAGGAAGAGGCTAGggttcaaaaagaaaaagaagaactagaggaagaagaggaagaagaggaggaagaagaagccAAGGCAAAAAAAGAACTGGAATTGCAGCAAGGTGGTAGTGTTGGAGAAAATGACGAGGTGACGATGATGACTAAACGAATGCCACAGTCTAGTCTGGGCTTTACACTTGGAGATGGATAG